Proteins encoded by one window of Microcebus murinus isolate Inina chromosome 2, M.murinus_Inina_mat1.0, whole genome shotgun sequence:
- the LOC105885744 gene encoding uncharacterized protein LOC105885744 has protein sequence MLRRGACRPPQSTRARMPQKFGSGSVGSEMQPKPRFSAPCANKHAQAHTVVATARARSGVPGRGSARASREEPGASEGLLPTPRSPRGRRPASAAQRRDVSARRHRPGLTAQRPAWACVCGARVGRERSPERPAPPHTSGSQEGKGKKSAVSASVAETE, from the exons ATGCTACGACGCGGGGCGTGTCGCCCCCCTCAGTCCACCAGAGCCCGGATGCCTCAGAAATTCGGCTCTGGGTCTGTGGGGAGCGAAATGCAGCCCAAACCCCGATTTTCCGCACCCTGCGCAAATAAGCACGCACAAGCACACACAGTCGTCGCCACGGCCCGCGCTCGCAGTGGCGTTCCCGGCCGCGGGTCGGCCAGGGCCTCGAGGGAAGAGCCCGGGGCCTCAGAGGGTTTGCTGCCTACGCCTCGCAGCCCGAGGGGCCGCCGTCCGGCATCGGCCGCTCAAAGGCGCGACGTCAGTGCCCGGCGTCACCGGCCCGGCTTAACGGCGCAACGGCCGGCCTGGGCCTGCGTCTGTGGGGCTCGGGTCGGGCGGGAGCGGTCGCCGGAGAGACCTG CTCCACCTCACACATCTGGATCCCAAGAAG ggaaagggaagaagtcAGCAGTTTCTGCCAGTGTTGCTGAAACAG aatga